Genomic window (Acinonyx jubatus isolate Ajub_Pintada_27869175 chromosome B1, VMU_Ajub_asm_v1.0, whole genome shotgun sequence):
TGTCCTTAGTTCTGAATCCTCACAAATCCCATGTGCCTGTCTAGGTAAATACACTAAACATGCTCTGTTCTTCATCCCTTTGTACCTGTTTTGGAGGCCAATACGTTTAAAGGGTTTCATTGagtcacattttttaatgtttttaaattacttcagCTATAATTCTCATAAATTTTCTACTCTTTATTCTATAGTAAAGGGAGTCAGTTCTGCGCAGCACTCCTTTATTTTGGcctctctcttccttatttttttctcattttgatttaCATCTTCACTAACCACTGTAGAGGTAATATTTTGTCAAGATAGCttgtcattgttttatttctcaaggtttttttttgtttgtttgagattgtctttttatttatgttgccttcatgattaaattaaaaactaacataATCATCTGAGGGTCACACTTCCATTCAGTACTTTGTAAGCATAATTCAATTACTTCACAGTTGGATACTTCTGTGAAGTATTCTGATGCCAGTCTTATTTTTCTGCCTTATAAATTGtttgctttctctgcctgatGCTTGAATAGTTAAATTTTGAATATTCAACAATTTAATCAGAATATATTCCAGTGCTGAATACGTTAAATCAGACTTTTCCCAAATcttgtttttcttgtgttgtaaatctattttttttttttgcttcatttcagGAATATGTCATCTCTTTATTTGttaaaagtttacttttgagacagagagagagagagagagagcacaagcagcggaggggcaaagagagagggagagagacagaatctcaaacaggctctgtgcttacagcactgggagatcatgacctgagccaaaattaagggtCGGtaacttaacagactgagccacccaggggccccactctTTCTATTATGATTTTTGAGTTTTCTTCAGAAACACCAATTATCTTTACATTGAATCATCCTTGACTACTTTTTCTACTAGCTTTTCCTTGTTTAatggttttatctttttattaactCATAGTAATCTATCAAGTTTTTCTTCTACTTAAGAAATTTGAAATCATGCTGTATCTATATTGTTCCTTTCTGTTTATAATTGAATATGTGttagctttgtttttgttcttcattaGTTTCCTAAGGCCTGAAATCTTTTGTTccataatactgtattattttagCACCTcattttttggctttattttataagtccattttaaatgttctattattCCAAGTacctgtgaaaaaaaaatttccattgttcagtttatatttttcttgagtTGGTggtctttctttgtattttacataGTATGTCCTTTTCTTCTTATCCTAATCTCAGTATATTTGCATTctgcttttttattatattcatgtATGTGAGGCTCTGGCTCccccttggtttcttttttttttaagtttatttatttagagatggaGTGtgtggggggaaaggcagagagaaagagagagagaatctcaagcaggctctacactgtcagtgtgtagcccaatgcaggtctcaaacacatgaaccatgagatcatgacctgagctgaaatcaagagtcagacatttaaccaactgatccatccaggctcccctccctctttgtttctttaatatgACTGGGGAGATGTCTGGTTGGGGTGGGACTTGACTCTTCAATCTTTTCAGTGGAAATGAATTATGACAGAAGATAGTTGGGTGGCCAATCTTCTGTATATAAGCAGTTCTTTTCTGGTGACaccatacattaaaaacattaccTTATTTTTCTGTGCCAATATCCCCAAATatactttacacctaaaggaagaCCAGGTACTACCATTACATACTGGTGTTTCTGTGTTTGGTAAATCTTGTAGTAATCAGGGGCATGAAACATGTTTTACTCTTCCTTGTTGATCCCATGACAATCATCTTGTTGCTTCTGAGCCTCCTCTGGCTTCCACAATGTCCATGACTAGAATTCCATCAGTGCTGCTGTCATTTCCTGTGGCTATACTTTCTACAGTGTCTCCTACATAATTCAGATATTCACTTTTtagtcctttcttttctgttttgcatttttagggatttttaaaaaataattcactgtCCACCAAACTACTTTTTTGTTTGCAAGGGAAAtcacaatatatattttactatctTATCTATTATTTCTAGAGTTAAGGCCAGAAATAAGAAATTTCTAAGTATTCTGAATGGAAACTAAAAATCATTCTCCTTCTAATTTGCCTAAGATATTAAGTACCTTTATGAAACTTCTCAGCACTCTATAAGTATgttcattttgtcttctttgagttttacatttatctttaaGCTGGAAGCAAAGGGTATATCACTACACAGAGATGCTACAAATCAACTTGTAAAGCTAATAGCATTTCCAATGCGATATTTCCCTTCCAACTACTTTTTACTTTCCCAGTAGAAATATTCACTATTTCCCAGTGAAATGCTTTCCCGGCATTTTGCTTTGAATCACTTTAGTTACACACAATTTCTTATGTTTAGTCACAAAATACTCAAGTATTTTTTTAGTTACAACATGTTTGCATTGAGACTCCTAATagaagctgattttttttagtgGACATACAATTactaaattctaatttaaaattctatcttaagggcgcctgagtggctcagtcgttaagcatcagacttcggctttggtcatgatctcacagttgatgagttcgattGAGCTCAAGCCCTGATTGAGGTGAACACAAGCCCCATTTCAGGTAGAATGCAACCCATGCTTCAGGTAAAAGATAAGCCCCACTTTGTAtgaaccctgcttctctctctcactctctttctctctgccccttttgggactctctctctctgcctcttactttcatcctctctctctctcaaaaaaaattatatcttaaaaaaagtataaagagaaagaggggaaaaaggaaaacaaaacacttgaaaACAAACTATGACaattcaaaaattatataaaataatttcctagtAGAAGTAATAATGGTCGGACCAAGAATCAAATGGCCAATCTATAAACTACTTGATTCCCTTTCAATTAACCTTCACCTCTGTTCcttatatatacatttagattATTGGTTAGGTGCCAGAGAGGGTATGAAGTGGTCTGGCTAAATACCAGTTGTTCCTCTGTGCCTACATGGTAGATTATTACAGCTTGTTGGGAAAAGATGCTTTTGAGATGACAAGAAATGTAATGGATctaatagatttaaataaaacaatatttcagatatcaagaacagagaaagggagtgCTAGCTGAgtcaaaaacaagagaaataaaagaatctgaaagaaatgatatgaggagagaaaagagaaatactaaaCTTATGATTATTAAACTTAAAGCCTTTGTACCACGACATCTCAGGTTGTGCCACGTTGCAAAAAGGGTTTGCCTTGATATCTGTATAAAATTATTGCAATTTGAGTCTCAGTAGTTTAAAACTATTGACTAATTTCTTTTAAGATAAAGCATATCTAAACCATATATCCTTTGTTCCACATCACCTGTCCTTACTCAACACTGCTTCTGGATATAGAAATAAGGAAAGGTTTGGGATGGTCTGGCTAAATTACAGTTGTTCTCTGTTTCTGAGTGATAGTTTTAGAGCTTTTGTACATGTTGATAAAAGATACCAGTGCAAATTAAGATGAGAAGAAGTGAaattatttggagaaaataaagttgCAGACACCAAGAATGCAGAAATTTGAAACAATAGCAAAATGGAAACAAGAgttgatgaagaaagagaaaaaatacaaaagaaatgacaataaGGACAATAGAAACATATAGCTTATCACCACTAGCTTAGGGACAGGGCCTTTTGTTTCATGTCACTTCAGGCCATGTTATACTAAAATGGTAAGGCACCACTGTTACAAGTAGTGTCTTACATGGGATTAGGGGTCTTCTCTAGCAGGGGACAGAAAACTTTTCTACATGAGATTTAACAAaataagggcttttttttttagctcaccTTAGCAGAAAGTCAAGAgataatttaagattttattcatgtctttcttgtcttttctcctgcttttcttttctcaactCCATAAATTCTTTGTTGATATTATTTTTCAGCAAGTTTTCCTTGTAGCTTTGAGAAAATATCCTACCAGTGTTTAGCCCTGCAGGAGAATATATCTGCTTAGGTTTCAGAAAAATTCCTTCAGTAGAGTCTCACTGACCCGACTTGGATAACATGCCATTCATGAGCAAAGCACTGGTCTAGAGCCTTTGTACTTTAAATTGCTCTTTCTTAGGTTAAATGTTCAGCTGAATATGTACAACTTATTCTTCATAAAATAGCCAGAAATATCAAAATGATTATGGTATACTTTGCTGAACTGAAACCTTCCCCTACTGTCCTTCTCACAGTGATTTTGCACTTCAGACTAAAGGCCAAAAGGCTGATATGGTTTATAGACCTATGTCACTTGTCTGATCTCATTTCAATCCAcattccctctcactctgcttcaATCACTAGCTTTCTACATGTTCTCTGAACATTCTAGGCAAGTGTActttttttgctgtttcttctgcctaaGTGGTCCACACAATGTGGACATGGTTCATTCTCTCACATCTTTAAGATCACAATGAAACTTTCTTTGATGACTTTATTTGAAATCAAAGTTCTCTCAGTGAACAATGTGtattctttctttgctttagtTTTCCACAAAGCACTTATCATAATCTaagaaattgaatattttattggtttatttaatttactatttATGTCAGCCCAATCCCCACTAAAATGTAAGATTTCTGTGGGCAAGCAAGCAGCAGATCAGTAGCAaatacatagtaggtattcagaaactatattgaatgaattaataaatcagTGCACAAATGAATGTAAATCTTTGAGTGGGAAACTTTGACTATGGTTTTATCTAAAGGGGAAAGTGAGTGGGTCAGGCACCATGAACAAAATGGACTTCTTTAATAATTCTCCTGTTTATATTAGGAATTATTTGTAAATCCTGTTTTGATACTGATTCAAACCTTGCTTTGTTCATCATGAAGAAAACCACATGTAAGCTGTTTATAATTTTGCTCCTGACTTATTCTGAATTTCCAATTTTTCATGTTCAAAATGTGAATGAAATGATAGTTTTCCTACAGGGTTACTAAGTCTACTAGGTGAATTTGTATTCATCAAAGTATTTTATACAATAAAAGCACTAAACAAAAGACTTATGATTATGGATCTTTATAACCACTGAttgtatttacatattaaaaatatgttataattaagctaataaaagaaattcaaatggaaaagaaatatatttgtttctattttgttgtcTTTCCCTTAGGGGATCATGGACATTGAAgcatattttgaaagaattggtTATAAGAATTCTAGGAACAAATTGGACTTGGAAACATTAACTGACATTCTTCAGCACCAGATCCGAGCCATTCCCTTTGAGAACCTTAACATCCATTGTGGGGAAACCATGGAATTGGGCTTGAAGGCCATTTTTGAGCAAGTTGTGTGGAGGAACCGTGGTGGATGGTGTCTCCAGGTCAATCATCTTCTGTACTGGGTTCTGACCACAATTGGTTATGAGACCACAATGTTGGGGGGTTATGTGTACAGTACTGCAGCCAACAAATATAGTAATGCTATGATTCATCTCCTGCTGAAGGTGACTACTGAGGGTAAGAATTACATAGTGGATGCTGGATTTGGACGTTCTTACCAGATGTGGCAGCCTCTGGAGTTAATTTCTGGAAAGGATCAGCTTCAAGTGCCTTGCATCTTCCGCTtgacagaagagagaggaatcTGGTACCTGGACCAAATCAGAAGACAGCAGTACATTGCAAATGAAGAATTTCTTAATTCTGAtctcctggaaaaaaataaataccgaAAAATATACTCCTTTACTCTTGAACCTCGAACAATTGAAGATTTTGAGTCTGTGAATACATACCTTCAGACATCTCCAACATCTGTGTTTACAAGCAAGTCATTCTGTTCCTTGCAGACATCTGAAGGGGTTCACTGTTTAGTGGGCTGCACCCTTACCTATAGGAAATTCAATTATAAGGACAATATGGATTTGGTAGAGTTTAAGGTCCTGAATGAAGAAGAAGTAGAACAAAagctgaaaaatacatttaatatttccttGGAGAGAAAGTTTGTGCCCAAACATGGTGATCAATTTTTTACCATTTAGAGTAAGGAGTAAAAATAGTCTTCAGTATTACTTCATGTACTGAAactttttgttataaaaaatattaaacatatattagagaaaataaactaataagtgtttatgtatttatcacCGAATTTATCAACTATCAATTACCATATTTCCTCAATTGTTTGCacattatattaaagaaaatttcactCTTAAAAATATCAGGATTTATAGTtagataacattttaaagaaatataatcagaaacgtttcaaaattaataagaaaagtattttaaggATGGCCTATGGTTTTCTTGGGTGAATATAGTGATTTGTGCTAGGAAATCTTCCATATTGGtttgtgaaaatgaatgaaagaaacttcatttaaaatagaGTTGGGAGGCCAGAATGGGGAGCTCATACGTCCTACCACTTTTCATCAATTGCAGACCCCAAGATGTGTATCTTGCATTCGCAATAAGAAGCTTATTTTACTCCAACAGTAAGAATTTTTCCTTGCCCTTCAACAAGATCAGCCAATGATACCACAATTCAGCCAATGAGAAGTTGTCACTACCTTAGGCTCTTGCTTTCCTCTGATGCTTTCCTTTCATTCAGGCACCCCcaattgcatttttaaacacTAACAAcagaatatctgaaaaagaaattcacaatagcatgaaaacaataaaacacttaggaataaatttagccacaagagtgaaagatctatacactcaaaaactataagacagtgatgaaataattaaagacacacatgaaaaaataaagaagacacaaatttaaaaaaaagataaaccacgTTATGGATTACAAgtattaacattgttaaaatattcatactgCTCAAGGTTATCCATAGAGGCAATGCAATCACTGTCAAAATTTTAGTgacattttatacaaaaatgGAACAATCCTAAAaagtgtatgg
Coding sequences:
- the LOC106976139 gene encoding arylamine N-acetyltransferase 1 yields the protein MDIEAYFERIGYKNSRNKLDLETLTDILQHQIRAIPFENLNIHCGETMELGLKAIFEQVVWRNRGGWCLQVNHLLYWVLTTIGYETTMLGGYVYSTAANKYSNAMIHLLLKVTTEGKNYIVDAGFGRSYQMWQPLELISGKDQLQVPCIFRLTEERGIWYLDQIRRQQYIANEEFLNSDLLEKNKYRKIYSFTLEPRTIEDFESVNTYLQTSPTSVFTSKSFCSLQTSEGVHCLVGCTLTYRKFNYKDNMDLVEFKVLNEEEVEQKLKNTFNISLERKFVPKHGDQFFTI